In Candidatus Cybelea sp., one genomic interval encodes:
- a CDS encoding TMEM175 family protein produces MTQSITKERLAAFSDGVFAVIITIMVLQLKLPQHASFDALLAQWPTALSYVVSYFLIVIMWINHHFLWSFAKHSAPKLIFWNFAHMLTASLVPFATAWVAESRIAAVPVFVYAAVIILVNLSYHGFANEVMPRAAEENPKIRRRALARSALTLGLFTTAMLLSLKLPLAAFALVTCVLITYARPELPALKTH; encoded by the coding sequence GTGACTCAGAGCATCACCAAGGAGCGGCTGGCAGCGTTTTCGGATGGCGTCTTCGCCGTGATCATCACGATCATGGTTTTGCAGCTGAAGCTGCCGCAGCATGCCAGCTTCGACGCGTTGCTGGCGCAGTGGCCGACGGCGCTCAGCTACGTGGTCAGCTACTTCCTCATCGTGATCATGTGGATCAACCATCACTTCTTGTGGAGTTTTGCGAAGCACTCGGCGCCGAAGCTGATCTTCTGGAACTTTGCGCACATGCTCACGGCATCGCTCGTACCGTTTGCCACCGCCTGGGTGGCGGAATCGCGCATCGCGGCCGTCCCGGTCTTCGTGTACGCCGCCGTAATTATCTTGGTCAATCTGTCGTATCATGGATTCGCTAACGAAGTCATGCCGCGCGCGGCAGAGGAGAACCCAAAGATCCGCCGCAGAGCTCTCGCGCGGTCCGCGCTCACGCTGGGCCTGTTTACCACGGCGATGTTGCTGTCGCTCAAGCTGCCGCTCGCGGCCTTCGCCCTGGTAACGTGCGTTCTGATAACGTACGCGCGCCCGGAGCTCCCCGCCCTAAAAACCCATTAG